In one Corallococcus sp. EGB genomic region, the following are encoded:
- a CDS encoding PAS domain-containing sensor histidine kinase, with protein MTVQWKPGADAAERVFANGGELGALCRAKDWSTHPLGPVDAWPQSLKTAVSMVLGSQFPLIVLWGPELYQFYNDGYRLLMGRKHPGGLGQGNKECWPEVWHINEAIYPRIFNGETVTFEERMYPLEPHGHPEEFYLTLCYSPVRDETGAVGGVFVSIFDVTREVRARKERDRALAEARAERERLYEVFMQAPAIIAVLEGPDHRFSVSNPLYQQLTGNRDLLGKPVTEALPEIADQGFRELLDSVRTSGQPYIAHDALVRLDRKGTGVVEDVYVDFVYQPLKDASGSVFGIMAHAVETTEQVLARRSIEALAAERAAMLGHIADAVLTFDPAGRVSFLNEMARTLYPGLGEGETFDTQGFRQERVDGTPLSADELPSARAGRGERVLNEVWIIRTPDGHKLRVQGSAVPVYTDARVHLGVVLTLRDITQQHRLEQQLELERNRLTQVFMQAPAAIMVARGPQHVIQVVNPGYAQVTGNRPLVGKTIPDAFPDLAGQGLFELYDQVYATKQAVVGNEVPVRVERFGRVDDTYFNFVYQPLTDEDGATFGVMTHAVEVTDMVRARQQAEERMRELVRLTQALEQSNRELDQFAYVASHDLKAPLRGIANLAEWLKEELGTHLTGEAREFITLLHGRVHRMEALIDGILTYARAGKLSEPTAVDTGALLKEVVELLAPPPEVEVKVQPGGPTVSAERVKLQQVFLNLIANALKFTRLHRPDPRIQVTWRDAGEQYEFTVADNGPGIAPEFHERIWGIFQTLESRDKVEGTGIGLSVVRKIVETRGGRAWVDSVPGEGAAFRFTWPKA; from the coding sequence ATGACCGTGCAGTGGAAGCCGGGAGCCGACGCGGCCGAGCGGGTCTTCGCCAACGGCGGAGAGCTGGGCGCGCTGTGCCGGGCGAAGGACTGGAGCACGCACCCGCTGGGGCCCGTGGACGCCTGGCCCCAGAGCCTGAAGACCGCGGTGAGCATGGTGCTGGGCTCCCAGTTCCCGCTCATCGTCCTGTGGGGACCGGAGCTCTACCAGTTCTACAACGATGGGTACCGGCTGCTCATGGGCCGCAAGCACCCTGGGGGCCTGGGGCAGGGCAACAAGGAGTGCTGGCCGGAGGTGTGGCACATCAACGAGGCCATCTACCCGCGCATCTTCAACGGGGAGACGGTCACGTTCGAGGAGCGGATGTACCCGCTCGAGCCGCACGGCCACCCGGAGGAGTTCTACCTCACGCTCTGCTACAGCCCGGTCCGCGACGAGACGGGCGCCGTGGGCGGCGTCTTCGTCTCCATCTTCGACGTGACCCGGGAGGTCCGCGCGCGCAAGGAGCGCGACCGCGCGCTGGCGGAGGCGCGGGCGGAGCGCGAGCGCCTGTACGAGGTCTTCATGCAGGCTCCGGCCATCATCGCCGTGCTGGAGGGGCCGGACCACCGCTTCAGCGTGTCCAACCCGCTGTACCAGCAGCTGACGGGCAACCGGGACCTGCTGGGCAAGCCGGTGACGGAGGCCCTGCCCGAGATCGCGGATCAGGGCTTCCGGGAGCTGCTCGACTCCGTGAGGACGAGCGGCCAGCCGTACATCGCGCACGACGCGCTGGTCCGGCTGGACCGCAAGGGCACCGGCGTCGTGGAGGACGTCTACGTGGACTTCGTCTACCAGCCCCTCAAGGACGCGAGCGGCAGCGTGTTCGGCATCATGGCGCACGCGGTGGAGACCACGGAGCAGGTGCTGGCCCGCAGGAGCATCGAGGCGCTCGCCGCCGAGCGCGCCGCGATGCTGGGCCACATCGCGGACGCGGTGCTCACGTTCGACCCGGCGGGCCGGGTCAGCTTCCTCAACGAGATGGCCCGGACCCTCTACCCGGGGCTGGGCGAGGGGGAGACCTTCGACACCCAGGGCTTCCGGCAGGAGCGGGTGGACGGCACGCCGCTCTCCGCCGACGAGCTGCCCTCGGCGCGGGCGGGGCGGGGGGAGCGCGTCCTCAACGAGGTGTGGATCATCCGCACGCCTGATGGCCACAAGCTGCGCGTCCAGGGCAGCGCCGTCCCGGTGTACACCGACGCCCGCGTCCATCTGGGCGTGGTGCTCACCCTGCGGGACATCACCCAGCAGCACCGCCTGGAGCAGCAGCTGGAGCTGGAGCGCAACCGGCTGACGCAGGTCTTCATGCAGGCGCCCGCCGCCATCATGGTGGCCCGCGGGCCCCAGCACGTCATCCAGGTCGTCAACCCGGGCTATGCGCAGGTGACGGGCAACCGGCCCCTGGTGGGGAAGACGATCCCGGACGCCTTCCCGGACCTGGCGGGGCAGGGGCTCTTCGAACTCTATGATCAGGTGTACGCCACGAAGCAGGCCGTCGTCGGGAACGAGGTGCCCGTGCGGGTCGAGCGCTTCGGCCGGGTGGACGACACGTACTTCAACTTCGTCTACCAGCCGCTCACCGACGAGGACGGGGCCACCTTCGGCGTGATGACCCACGCGGTGGAGGTCACCGACATGGTGCGGGCCCGCCAGCAGGCGGAGGAGCGGATGCGGGAGCTGGTGCGGCTCACCCAGGCGCTGGAGCAGTCCAACCGCGAGCTGGATCAATTCGCCTACGTGGCCTCCCACGACCTCAAGGCGCCGCTGCGGGGCATCGCCAACCTGGCGGAGTGGCTCAAGGAGGAGCTGGGCACCCACCTCACCGGCGAGGCGCGCGAGTTCATCACGCTGCTGCACGGCCGCGTGCACCGCATGGAGGCGCTGATCGACGGCATCCTCACCTATGCCCGCGCGGGCAAGCTGAGCGAGCCGACCGCGGTGGACACCGGCGCCCTCCTCAAGGAGGTGGTGGAGCTGCTGGCCCCGCCGCCCGAAGTGGAGGTGAAGGTGCAGCCGGGCGGGCCCACGGTGAGCGCCGAGCGCGTGAAGTTGCAGCAGGTGTTCCTGAACCTCATCGCGAACGCCCTCAAGTTCACCCGGCTGCACCGGCCGGATCCGCGCATCCAGGTGACGTGGCGCGACGCGGGCGAGCAGTACGAGTTCACCGTCGCCGACAACGGCCCGGGCATCGCGCCGGAGTTCCACGAGCGCATCTGGGGCATCTTCCAGACGCTGGAGAGCCGCGACAAGGTCGAGGGCACCGGCATCGGGCTGTCCGTGGTGCGGAAGATCGTCGAGACCCGCGGCGGCCGCGCCTGGGTGGACTCCGTGCCGGGCGAGGGAGCGGCGTTCCGCTTCACCTGGCCCAAGGCGTGA
- a CDS encoding response regulator, which produces MTTATAGDRTLHILLVEDDEVDVMNVRRAFQKNHIANPLYVATNGLEGLEMLRNGAVPEGRRLVLLDLNLPKMNGIEFLRVLRADPELRTISVVVLTTSADERDKIDAYNLNVAGYLLKPVTFINFVEVMATLNKYWTLVEMP; this is translated from the coding sequence ATGACCACCGCTACCGCCGGCGACCGGACGCTGCACATCCTGCTGGTGGAAGACGACGAAGTGGACGTGATGAACGTCCGCCGCGCCTTCCAGAAGAACCACATTGCCAACCCGCTCTACGTGGCCACCAACGGCCTGGAGGGCCTGGAGATGCTGCGCAACGGCGCGGTGCCCGAGGGGCGCCGGCTGGTGCTGCTGGACTTGAACCTCCCGAAGATGAACGGCATCGAGTTCCTGCGCGTGCTGCGCGCGGATCCGGAGCTGCGGACCATCTCCGTGGTGGTGCTCACCACGTCCGCGGACGAGCGCGACAAGATCGACGCGTACAACCTGAACGTCGCCGGCTACCTGCTCAAGCCCGTCACCTTCATCAACTTCGTGGAGGTCATGGCCACGCTCAACAAGTACTGGACCCTCGTGGAGATGCCCTGA
- a CDS encoding ATP-binding protein: MRRSPPKDDSQKTQQELIEELQGLRRALRQNSADLEQFSYVASHDLRAPLRGISNLSQWLEEDLGPQLPQATRRQMELLRGRVQRMEAMLDGLLDYSRAGRVRDKPEPVRVDRLIHETLERLSPRPSARLEVGSGMPELVTERSALQQVFHHLLSNALKHAGREDVRIRVEVEATPAAHRFSIADDGQGISPRYHEKIWNPFQTLVSRDKVEGAGMGLCVVRKLVEARGGQAWVESAEGAGATFHFTWPVSEERLT; encoded by the coding sequence GTGCGCCGTTCCCCTCCCAAGGATGACTCCCAGAAGACCCAGCAAGAGCTCATCGAGGAGCTCCAGGGCCTGCGCAGGGCCCTGCGGCAGAACAGCGCCGACCTGGAGCAGTTCAGCTACGTGGCCAGTCACGACCTCCGGGCTCCGCTGCGGGGCATCTCCAACCTGTCCCAGTGGCTGGAGGAGGACCTGGGGCCACAGCTGCCCCAGGCGACGCGCAGGCAGATGGAGCTCTTGCGAGGGCGCGTGCAGCGGATGGAGGCGATGCTGGATGGCCTCCTGGACTACAGCCGGGCGGGCCGCGTCCGCGACAAGCCGGAGCCGGTGCGGGTGGACCGGCTGATCCACGAGACGCTGGAGCGGCTGTCCCCGCGTCCGTCCGCTCGGCTGGAGGTCGGCTCCGGGATGCCGGAGCTCGTCACGGAGCGCTCCGCGTTGCAGCAGGTCTTCCACCACCTGCTCTCGAACGCGCTGAAGCACGCGGGCCGCGAGGACGTGCGGATCCGCGTGGAGGTGGAGGCCACGCCCGCTGCCCATCGCTTCTCCATCGCGGATGACGGCCAGGGGATCTCCCCCCGCTACCACGAGAAGATCTGGAACCCGTTCCAGACGCTCGTCTCGCGCGACAAGGTGGAGGGCGCCGGCATGGGCCTGTGTGTCGTCAGGAAGCTCGTGGAGGCTCGCGGCGGCCAGGCCTGGGTCGAGTCGGCCGAAGGCGCAGGCGCCACGTTCCACTTCACCTGGCCCGTGTCAGAGGAACGCCTCACGTGA
- a CDS encoding response regulator: protein MSLPPASTSSVEVAPVAEHLRLLLVDDDEVDRLRVQRLLGATGLSVDVVEATSGSEALEHLKARAFDVILLDFFLPGEDGFWVLRELGSRGSHAPIVVLTGQGSEQTAVALMKAGASDYIAKGQLSAERLEQSLRQAMRLHLAEQRHRALAEALPQIVWTSGPDGRPDYFNRRWYDYTGLPPAPSLEERGSTAPLLPRDVIHADDVAGCLGKWNETRHAGAAFECEGRIRRHADGAWRWHLIQAVPLRNAHGRILQWLGTCTDIDDQKRAAETLSFLAEASTMLTASLEMSVTLERLAALILPRLGDWCAVYLQEDDGPVRQVMAAHADPTRVPLLREQHRAFPPSAAARHGVARVLRTGAPELVPELTDAVLQEALGPAGDDERIRPGSWIIVPLWAQRRVFGALMVCAARAGLRYGARDLELVQELARRAEIAIDNARLFEMAKAEHLVAEQANRAKDEFLAAVSHELRTPLMAMLGWTRMLRTGQLGPEKTARALAAVERNTQVQTQLIEDLLDVSRIITGKMRLEIRPVDPAAFIEAALDSVRHAAEAKGVTLSAELLPGSGSIHGDADRLQQMVWNLLSNAIKFTPRGGQVTVRLRWVEGHVLIEVQDTGQGIPRAHLGQIFERFWQVDGSSTRKHGGLGLGLAIVRHLTELHGGTIEALSEGEGHGALFRLTLPLSVAASSRGSPPVAQSQARQEAPSLAQEVLKGLQVLVVDDEADALELLSVVLESRGAQVHTASSAREALEKHQLHRPHVILSDIGMPGEDGYSFIRRLRALPLEQGGQTPAVALTAFARMEDRTRALLAGFQMHVPKPIEPAELIIVLASLTGRYPRVVDSAFQAVR, encoded by the coding sequence GTGAGTCTCCCCCCTGCCTCCACCTCCTCCGTGGAAGTCGCCCCCGTGGCGGAGCACCTCCGGCTGCTGCTCGTGGATGACGACGAGGTCGACCGGCTCCGGGTCCAGCGGCTCCTGGGCGCGACGGGACTCTCGGTGGACGTGGTGGAGGCCACGAGCGGGAGCGAGGCGCTGGAGCACCTGAAGGCGCGCGCCTTCGACGTCATCCTCCTGGACTTCTTCCTGCCGGGGGAGGACGGGTTCTGGGTGCTGCGCGAGCTGGGCAGCCGGGGCTCGCACGCCCCCATCGTCGTCCTCACCGGACAGGGCAGTGAGCAGACGGCCGTCGCGCTGATGAAGGCGGGCGCGTCCGACTACATCGCCAAGGGTCAGCTGTCCGCGGAGCGGCTGGAGCAGAGCCTGCGCCAGGCGATGCGGCTGCACCTGGCGGAGCAGCGGCACCGGGCGCTCGCGGAGGCCCTGCCGCAGATTGTCTGGACGTCGGGCCCGGACGGGCGCCCCGACTACTTCAACCGGCGCTGGTACGACTACACCGGCCTGCCCCCCGCGCCTTCACTGGAGGAGCGCGGGAGCACCGCCCCCCTGCTCCCGCGGGACGTCATCCACGCCGACGACGTGGCGGGCTGTCTGGGCAAGTGGAACGAGACCCGCCATGCGGGGGCGGCGTTCGAGTGCGAGGGCCGCATCCGGCGTCACGCGGACGGCGCGTGGCGCTGGCACCTCATCCAGGCCGTGCCGCTGCGCAACGCGCATGGCCGCATCCTCCAGTGGCTGGGCACCTGCACCGACATCGATGATCAGAAGCGCGCCGCGGAGACGCTGAGCTTCCTGGCGGAGGCGAGCACCATGCTCACCGCCTCGCTGGAGATGTCCGTCACGCTCGAGCGGCTCGCCGCGCTGATCCTCCCGCGGCTGGGCGACTGGTGCGCCGTCTACCTCCAGGAGGACGACGGCCCCGTGCGCCAGGTGATGGCGGCCCACGCCGACCCCACCCGGGTGCCCCTGCTGCGAGAACAGCACCGCGCCTTTCCTCCGTCCGCCGCCGCCCGCCACGGCGTCGCGCGGGTGCTGCGCACGGGCGCGCCGGAGCTGGTGCCCGAGCTCACCGACGCCGTCCTCCAGGAGGCGCTGGGCCCGGCGGGGGACGACGAGCGGATCCGCCCGGGGTCGTGGATCATCGTCCCGCTGTGGGCGCAGCGCCGCGTCTTCGGCGCGCTGATGGTCTGCGCCGCCCGTGCCGGCCTGCGCTACGGCGCGCGGGACCTGGAGCTCGTGCAGGAGCTGGCGCGGCGGGCGGAGATCGCCATCGACAACGCGCGGCTGTTCGAAATGGCCAAGGCGGAACACCTGGTCGCCGAGCAGGCCAACCGCGCCAAGGACGAGTTCCTGGCCGCGGTCTCCCACGAGCTGCGCACCCCGCTGATGGCGATGCTGGGGTGGACGCGGATGCTGCGCACGGGCCAGCTGGGGCCGGAGAAGACCGCCCGCGCCCTGGCGGCGGTGGAGCGCAACACGCAGGTGCAGACGCAGCTCATCGAGGACCTGCTCGACGTGTCGCGGATCATCACCGGCAAGATGCGGCTGGAGATCCGCCCGGTGGACCCCGCCGCCTTCATCGAGGCGGCGCTGGATTCGGTGCGGCACGCGGCCGAGGCGAAGGGCGTCACGCTCTCCGCCGAGCTGCTCCCAGGCTCCGGCTCCATCCATGGCGACGCGGACCGGCTGCAGCAGATGGTCTGGAACCTGCTCTCCAACGCCATCAAGTTCACGCCCCGGGGCGGCCAGGTCACCGTGCGCCTGCGGTGGGTGGAGGGCCACGTCCTCATCGAGGTCCAGGACACGGGCCAGGGCATCCCCCGGGCGCACCTGGGGCAGATCTTCGAGCGCTTCTGGCAGGTCGACGGCAGCTCTACCCGGAAGCATGGCGGCCTGGGACTGGGGCTGGCCATCGTGCGGCACCTCACGGAGCTGCACGGGGGCACCATCGAGGCGCTGAGCGAGGGCGAGGGACATGGCGCCCTCTTCCGGTTGACGCTGCCGCTGTCGGTCGCGGCCTCGTCGCGGGGAAGCCCTCCCGTCGCCCAGTCCCAGGCGCGGCAGGAGGCGCCATCGCTCGCGCAGGAGGTGCTGAAGGGGCTGCAGGTGCTGGTGGTGGACGACGAGGCCGACGCGCTCGAGCTGCTCTCCGTCGTGCTGGAGAGCCGCGGCGCCCAGGTCCACACGGCCTCCAGCGCCCGCGAAGCCCTGGAGAAGCACCAGCTCCACCGCCCGCACGTCATCCTCTCCGACATCGGCATGCCTGGAGAGGACGGCTACTCCTTCATCCGCAGGCTGCGTGCCCTTCCGCTGGAACAGGGAGGCCAGACACCGGCCGTCGCGCTCACCGCCTTCGCGCGGATGGAGGACCGCACCCGGGCGCTGCTCGCCGGCTTCCAGATGCACGTTCCCAAGCCCATCGAGCCGGCGGAGCTGATCATCGTCCTGGCCTCGCTCACCGGGCGGTACCCGCGGGTGGTGGACTCGGCGTTCCAGGCCGTCCGCTAG
- the katG gene encoding catalase/peroxidase HPI — translation MNDEAKCPVAHGPRRARTNAQWWPEQLNLAMLHQHSSLSDPMVEDFNYAAEFQTLDLNAVVKDLHALMTDSQDWWPADYGHYGPFFIRMAWHAAGTYRIFDGRGGARSGEQRFAPLNSWPDNGNLDKARRLLWPIKQKYGRKLSWADLMILSGNVALESMGLKTFGFGGGREDIWEPHTTDWGPESTWLGDERYSGERELAHPLAAVQMGLIYVNPEGPNGKPDPVGSARDIRETFARMAMNDEETVALVAGGHTFGKCHGAGPVHHVGAEPEGANIEELGLGWKSTYESGVGEHATTSGLEGAWTPTPTKWDMTYFEVLFGYEWELTRSPAGAHQWKPVGNTGAGTVPDAHVPGKRHAPMMTTADLALRFDLIYERISRDYMANPAKFADAFARAWFKLTHRDMGPRSRYLGPLVPKEELLWQDPIPAVDHPLIDATDIDALKAELLGSGLSIQQLIKTAWASASTFRGSDMRGGANGARIRLAPQKDWEANEPSELAKVLSKLEAIRQKFNGAQRGGKRVSLADLIVLGGSAGIEAAARAAGHKITVPFTPGRMDASQEQTDVESFLVLEPAADGFRNYVRAGAEATTAAALIDRASLLTLTAPEMTALVGGLRVLDVNHGHTPHGVFTKRPGQLTPDFFVNLLDMRTAWKRSEKTSNVFEGRDRATGDLRWTATVADLVFGSNSQLRALAEVYAASDGTAHFVQDFVDAWTKVMNADRFDLPGRKTI, via the coding sequence ATGAACGACGAAGCGAAGTGCCCTGTCGCGCACGGACCCCGCCGCGCGCGCACGAACGCGCAGTGGTGGCCGGAGCAGCTCAACCTCGCGATGCTGCACCAGCATTCCTCGCTGTCGGATCCGATGGTCGAGGACTTCAACTACGCGGCGGAGTTCCAGACGCTCGACCTCAACGCGGTGGTGAAGGACCTGCACGCGTTGATGACGGACTCGCAGGACTGGTGGCCGGCGGACTACGGGCACTACGGCCCGTTCTTCATCCGCATGGCGTGGCACGCGGCGGGCACCTATCGCATCTTCGACGGGCGCGGCGGCGCGCGCTCGGGTGAGCAGCGCTTCGCGCCCCTCAACAGCTGGCCTGACAACGGGAACCTGGACAAGGCGCGCCGCCTGCTGTGGCCCATCAAGCAGAAGTACGGCCGCAAGCTGTCGTGGGCGGACCTGATGATCCTCTCGGGCAACGTGGCGCTGGAGTCCATGGGCCTGAAGACGTTCGGCTTCGGCGGCGGCCGCGAGGACATCTGGGAGCCGCACACCACGGACTGGGGGCCGGAGTCCACCTGGCTGGGCGACGAGCGCTACAGCGGCGAGCGCGAGCTGGCACACCCCCTGGCGGCCGTGCAGATGGGCCTCATCTACGTCAACCCCGAAGGCCCGAACGGCAAGCCCGACCCCGTCGGCTCCGCGCGCGACATCCGCGAGACGTTCGCGCGCATGGCGATGAACGACGAGGAGACCGTCGCGCTCGTCGCGGGCGGCCACACCTTCGGCAAATGCCACGGCGCAGGTCCGGTGCACCACGTGGGCGCGGAGCCCGAGGGCGCGAACATCGAGGAGCTGGGGCTGGGTTGGAAGAGCACCTACGAGAGCGGCGTCGGCGAGCACGCCACCACGAGCGGCCTGGAGGGCGCGTGGACGCCCACGCCGACGAAGTGGGACATGACCTACTTCGAGGTGCTGTTCGGCTATGAGTGGGAGCTGACCCGGAGCCCCGCAGGCGCGCACCAGTGGAAGCCCGTGGGCAACACCGGCGCCGGCACCGTGCCGGACGCGCACGTGCCCGGGAAGCGCCACGCGCCGATGATGACCACCGCTGACCTGGCGCTGCGCTTCGACCTCATCTATGAGCGCATCTCCCGCGACTACATGGCCAACCCGGCGAAGTTCGCGGACGCCTTCGCGCGCGCCTGGTTCAAGCTCACCCACCGCGACATGGGTCCCAGGTCCCGCTACCTGGGCCCGCTGGTGCCCAAGGAGGAGCTGCTCTGGCAGGACCCGATTCCGGCCGTCGACCACCCGCTGATCGACGCCACGGACATCGACGCGCTCAAGGCCGAGCTGCTCGGCTCCGGCCTGTCGATCCAGCAGCTGATCAAGACGGCCTGGGCCTCGGCGTCGACGTTCCGGGGGAGCGACATGCGCGGCGGCGCGAACGGCGCGCGCATCCGCCTGGCGCCGCAGAAGGACTGGGAGGCCAATGAGCCCTCGGAGCTCGCGAAGGTGCTCTCCAAGCTCGAAGCCATCCGGCAGAAGTTCAACGGCGCGCAGCGCGGCGGCAAGCGGGTGTCGCTGGCGGACCTGATCGTGCTGGGCGGCAGCGCGGGCATCGAAGCCGCCGCGCGCGCCGCCGGTCACAAGATCACCGTGCCCTTCACGCCGGGCCGCATGGACGCGTCGCAGGAGCAGACGGACGTCGAATCGTTCCTGGTCCTGGAGCCCGCGGCGGACGGGTTCCGCAACTACGTCCGGGCGGGCGCCGAGGCGACGACCGCCGCGGCGCTCATCGACCGCGCGAGCCTGCTCACGCTCACCGCGCCGGAGATGACGGCGCTCGTGGGCGGGCTGCGCGTGCTGGACGTCAACCACGGCCACACGCCGCACGGGGTGTTCACGAAGCGCCCGGGCCAGCTGACGCCGGACTTCTTCGTCAACCTGCTCGACATGCGCACCGCGTGGAAGCGCTCGGAGAAGACGTCGAACGTGTTCGAAGGCCGCGACCGCGCCACGGGTGACCTGCGCTGGACGGCGACCGTAGCCGACCTCGTCTTCGGCTCCAACTCGCAGCTGCGCGCGCTGGCGGAGGTCTACGCGGCCAGCGACGGCACCGCGCACTTCGTGCAGGACTTCGTCGACGCCTGGACCAAGGTGATGAACGCGGATCGCTTCGACCTGCCGGGCAGGAAGACGATCTGA
- a CDS encoding protease pro-enzyme activation domain-containing protein, with translation MAPRIPLAQSARVSPASLHLPLRSRAATGLVEVTLVLRHGAPLPTVEELCANPPRRPLTHEEFEAKYGTPPKHLAAVRRFAKSHRLTITSERRDRGCVTLQGAAAAMCKAFGVDLRRFTQGRTSYLSHTKPVTLPRALRGVVEWVLGLDTRPLVTHNAASLPIPREAAKQVGLRSYTAPQVASLYRYPQNQGEGQCVGVIELAGGYRPSDLEASLKSAGVKRTAPVVNVGPNKVGILHTASDAEVTMDVELVAAVCPAARVVVYNAGSKDYSLRDYHRVLAEALSDRENRPSVLTTSWSFYEGSLIQQGEEGVFERLFVEAALLGITVCAASGDLGSQVPVNAVSPTGAITLAATSYPAASALVLGCGGTTLEAVGDVLHHERVWNRLGEAMSMGLLGRMSTAAGASSGGVSTMNALPLYQQGMGVPDLVRSSWKNGAFDVSRSTGRGVPDVAANADLHTGYQIVFKGQQGVAAGTSAAAPMWAALIVRLNEALGERVGFLNPRLYTLVTEGEAVVRRITQGGNGAYFASEETLWNACTGLGTPDGEALLAGLRKLLRRKH, from the coding sequence ATGGCCCCTCGCATCCCCCTGGCGCAGAGCGCGCGTGTGTCTCCGGCGTCTCTCCACCTCCCGCTCCGGAGCCGCGCCGCCACCGGCCTCGTGGAGGTGACCCTGGTGCTGCGACATGGGGCGCCGCTGCCCACCGTGGAGGAGTTGTGCGCGAACCCCCCGCGCCGCCCCCTCACCCACGAGGAGTTCGAGGCGAAGTACGGCACGCCCCCCAAGCACCTGGCCGCCGTGCGGCGCTTCGCGAAGTCCCACCGCCTGACCATCACCTCCGAGCGGCGTGACCGGGGCTGCGTCACGCTCCAGGGGGCCGCGGCCGCGATGTGCAAGGCCTTCGGCGTGGACCTGCGGCGCTTCACCCAGGGGCGGACGTCCTACCTGAGCCACACGAAGCCGGTGACCCTGCCGCGCGCGCTGCGGGGTGTGGTGGAGTGGGTGCTGGGCCTGGACACCCGGCCGCTCGTCACCCACAACGCGGCGTCCCTGCCCATCCCTCGCGAGGCGGCGAAGCAGGTCGGGTTGCGCTCGTACACGGCGCCGCAGGTGGCCAGCCTCTACCGCTACCCCCAGAACCAGGGCGAAGGCCAGTGCGTGGGCGTCATCGAGCTGGCGGGTGGCTACAGGCCGTCGGACCTGGAGGCGTCCCTGAAGTCCGCGGGGGTGAAGCGCACGGCGCCGGTGGTGAACGTGGGGCCGAACAAGGTGGGGATCCTCCACACCGCCTCCGACGCGGAGGTCACCATGGACGTGGAGCTGGTGGCCGCGGTGTGTCCGGCCGCGCGCGTCGTCGTCTACAACGCGGGCTCGAAGGACTACTCGCTGCGCGACTACCACCGCGTGCTGGCGGAGGCCCTCAGCGACCGGGAGAACCGGCCGTCGGTGCTGACCACCAGCTGGTCCTTCTACGAAGGGTCGCTCATCCAGCAGGGCGAGGAGGGGGTCTTCGAGCGGCTCTTCGTCGAGGCCGCGCTGCTGGGCATCACCGTGTGCGCCGCGTCCGGCGACCTGGGCTCGCAGGTGCCGGTGAATGCCGTGTCGCCCACGGGCGCCATCACCCTGGCCGCGACGAGCTACCCCGCCGCGAGCGCGCTGGTGCTGGGCTGCGGCGGCACGACGCTGGAGGCGGTGGGCGACGTCCTCCACCACGAGCGCGTGTGGAACCGCCTGGGCGAGGCGATGTCCATGGGCCTTCTGGGGCGCATGTCCACGGCCGCGGGGGCGAGCAGCGGCGGGGTCAGCACCATGAACGCGCTGCCGTTGTACCAGCAGGGCATGGGCGTGCCGGACCTGGTGAGGTCATCATGGAAGAACGGCGCGTTCGACGTCTCGCGGAGCACCGGCCGTGGCGTGCCGGACGTCGCGGCGAACGCGGACCTGCACACCGGCTATCAAATCGTCTTCAAGGGCCAGCAGGGCGTGGCCGCGGGCACGAGCGCCGCCGCGCCCATGTGGGCCGCGCTCATCGTCCGCCTCAACGAGGCGCTGGGGGAGCGCGTGGGCTTCCTCAACCCCCGGCTGTACACGCTCGTCACCGAGGGGGAGGCCGTCGTCCGGCGCATCACCCAGGGCGGCAACGGCGCGTACTTCGCCAGCGAGGAGACGCTGTGGAACGCGTGCACGGGCCTGGGCACGCCCGACGGCGAGGCGCTGCTCGCGGGCCTGCGCAAGCTCCTGCGCCGCAAGCATTGA